The DNA region AATATGAGATAATATTTTCTTTTCAATTTCATAATCTGTATTATATAATAATTCTAAAATATTTCTTTTTGAAATATCTTCTGTTTCAAAAATATTTAAACATTCCTTGCTATATTCATTATGAATCAAAAAATCTTTTCCAAACATTAAAAATCCTTCATCAGAGTTGTCTAATAATAATCTTAATCTTTTTTTCATTTCTATTAAAATCATATGATTAATATCGCTTATCTTAGAAATTTTTTTTGTTTGACTCAATAAGTGCTCATAATCTTTGATCAAACATTCATATTTATCAATTAAATTTTCCACAGAAAAACTATTATTTTTTAAAAAATTTTTATGATTTTCCAATTTCTTATATTCATTTGAAAAAATATTGTCCATTAAAACACCTCTTTGGAGAATAATCTCACTATTTTTTTATTAGTGTAAATGGTATGGTTAAATCTTCCATGAAATTTTCCGCTATTTCATAAGAAAATTCATTATCTTCATCATAATACCAATTAATTTTCACATTTTTATTCTTGTTATAAGCTTCTTCTAAAATATCTAATATAAACATAATTGATTTTGTGCTACTGGTATTTAAATAACTAATATCAAAATTAAAAATAACTTCTGTTTCAGCATCTAAATTATTTATATAATTTTCTAACCATTCAAATATAGGATTATAAAAATCAAAGGAATTTTCTGGATATGATTCACCTTTAATAGATAAGACGTTTTTTTCAGGATCAAATATTATTTCTGGTGTGGATTTAGTTGGTTTAATAATTAATTTTTCCATTTTAATACCTCCTATTTAGACCGTTATTATTAGAATAAAATAATAATAATTATTATCGAGTTTAATAAAATCATATTCAAATTTATTTGAAGCCCTTTTAGCCATTTCAAGAAATCCCAAGCCAGCACCGCCGGTTTCGCTTTTAAATTTTTCTCTTAATCGTTTTTTATATAATAATTTAATTTCATCTTTACTTAAAGAATTTATCTCATCTATACGCTCTTTAAGATTTTGTATATCCTCTTTTTTTACAATATTTCCAGAACTGATAAAATAGTTTTGTTCATTTTTTCCAATTAATATTATCGATTCTAAAAATACATGATTGATTTCTTTTTTAGATAAAATTCGTTCATAGTTTTTAATATTTTGACTTTGTTCAATAAATACAGAAAAAATATTGTTAGAAGATGTGTTATGATTTTTATCTTTTTTTATATATTCTCTCAATGCTCTTCCAATTTCTTCTATTATACCTTGAGAAAATGGTCCTATAAAACTCATAATAATGTTATTTTTTCGAATTTTATCTTTAATCTCAAGAATGTTTTTCGGATTCAAAAAACTCCCCCCTTTGATAGAAAAATATTTTATTTCTTCCAGAATTTTTTGAATTATATAATGCAGTATCAGCTATATTTATTATTTCGTCGATGTTCTCACCGCTATAAACAGTTAATCCAATACTTGCGGTTATATTTTTTAAATTTTCATCTAATAAAATTATTTTTTTTAGTTTATGAGCTACTTTTATAGCAGATTTTAAGTTGGTATTAGGTAAGATTATTAAAAATTCGTCTCCTCCCCATCTGAAAACAAAGTCGATTTTTCTCAAATTTTTTCTTAATATATTTGAAAATTCCATTAAAATTTTATCACCTATATTATGGCCAAAAGTATCATTAATTTCTTTAAAGTTATCTAAATCCATCATAATTAAAGAAAATTTTCTTCCTTCTCTTTTATATAAATCAATTTGATAGTTAATAATTTCATCAAATTTTAATCTGTTATACAATCCAGTTAATTTATCCTTCTCAGATAAATTTTTTAAATAAATATTTTTTCTTTCCAACTTTTTCTTTAACTCAAAAAGATAGTTATCTTGAATATCTGCAATACTAATTAATTTATAATATTCATCAAGAATCTTTTTATATTCTTCTAACAAAAATTTATAAGCCTTTTTTAAAGAATCATAAGAAGGTGTCTCCTCTAAAATTTTTTCAGCCTTTCTTATAATTTCAAATTCTTTTTTAAAATAAATAATCTCACCACCTATAATTTGAAACCTATAACAGTAATATCATCTCTTTGGTCTTCATTTTTCATATAATTTTTCAGAAATTTATTAATTTCTTCTTTCTGTTTATCCATCGGCTCTTTATAAATGCTATTTAATAAATTAATAAAAGTTTTCCTGCCTAACCTTTTTCCCTCAGGATTATTTTGATCTTCATATCCATCAGAAGTTATATAAAAATTCGTGTTACTTTCAATTTCAATAATATGTTCACTAAAGATGTAATCGATTTTAGATCTTTTATATCCAATACCCTTATTATCTCCTTTTATTCTTATGATTTTATTATCTTCTGTATAATACAAAGATATACCAGCTCCACTATATATTAATTTATTATTCGAAATATAACAAAGGCCTATTTCCAATCCATCATCATATCTATAATCATCATTATAAGAGTTAATAGTATTTTTAAATAAAATATTTAATTTTTGAAGTATATCTGAAGGACTAACTAAATTTGTATCGTCTATAATTCTGTTTAATATAGAATTTGCAGTCATTGTCATCAAAGCTCCAGGCACCCCATGGCCGGTACAATCAACTACTGCAATATAGAATGAACCATCACTTCTTTCTTTATACCAATAAAAATCACCACCCACAATATTTGAAGGTTTCCATAGTACAAAAAAATCTTTAAATTTGTTTTTTAGAATTTTTTCAGATGGCAATATGGAATTTTGTATATTTTTAGCGTATAAGATACTGTCCATAATTCTTTTGTTTTTTTGTTCTAATTCTTTTGTTCTTTCTTTAACCAACTTTTTTAACCTGAAATTAGATATTAATATACTTTGTAATATAACAAAAGATAGAAGTAATGAAATTGATATAATTGAATAAGAAATTACACCTTTATATATAGGTGACATAACTTCAGCTTTCTCTACCATAGTAACAATATACCATCCAGAGGAATTTAATTTAGTATAAGCTATGTAATAGCTCTTATTATTAATATTATCTTTTATAATCCCCTTTGATCCAACGAAATGAATATATTCAAATTTTTTGTTTATATTTTCTATATTTTTATGGAGAATTATAGTTCCTTTTCTATTAATAACAAATGTTTGTCCTGTTTTATAGCTTAATTCGGAATTTATTAAATTTACAAAATCGCTAATAGAGCAATCTATTGATAAGACACCAACTACTTCGTTTTTCTCATTAACTAAAGCTTTTCCTGTAGAGATTAACCATTTTTTTGTTTTATATTCTTTATAAGGAGTTCCAATATATACGCTCTTAGGGTTTTTAATACCTTCAATATACCATGGTCTAATTGTTGGATCATATTCTTTAGGTACCTCCCAATCATTAATAACCATTTTTTTGTTTTTATAACCAGTATAAATGTAAGCGATATTTTTATTTGAATTCTTGTAATTTTTCAATATTTCTAAAACTTTTTCTTCACTTTTTTTAGAAAATCCGGCATTGATAAAATCTTTATCTTTTGCAAATGTTTCTGCAAAATGAATTAATTCTGTAAAATAATCATCAATGAATGTAGCAACAACAGAATTCTCACTTCTAATATAGTCTTGCGCTTTGCTTAAATTTATATTATAATAGTTAATAGAAAAAAACAATCCAATCCCTATAATCAATAACATAGATATAAATAATAATGGGAAAACGATTTTATATCTGTTTATCATAATATTAACCCCCATATCTCATATATTTATTTTAATATTATATATTTATTATATCAGAAAAAAGTATAAATACTTAAATATTTTTTTAATTACTATAAACGGAGGAGAAATTATGAATAGAAAAAGAGATGTATATTATTGGCAGGAAAGAAGTATATTAAAATATTTAAAGAAAGAATGGGTAGAACATGCGGTTTTCAAAATAAATTCAAACGGAATTGAAGGAATAGGAGCTGGAACTCCAAATGCAGATTTTGGTGAAACATACAAAACAACAATGGCTATAATCGAAAAAATAAGAAAATTAACTGAAGAATGGGTGGATTTAAACAATTATGCAGACTTTGAAAAAATAATGAATAATGTAGTTAAATTTGATATGTCATCAAAAACAGCTGTTGAAATTGCTATTGCTGATTATAT from Marinitoga sp. 1197 includes:
- a CDS encoding SiaB family protein kinase, producing MNPKNILEIKDKIRKNNIIMSFIGPFSQGIIEEIGRALREYIKKDKNHNTSSNNIFSVFIEQSQNIKNYERILSKKEINHVFLESIILIGKNEQNYFISSGNIVKKEDIQNLKERIDEINSLSKDEIKLLYKKRLREKFKSETGGAGLGFLEMAKRASNKFEYDFIKLDNNYYYFILIITV
- a CDS encoding GGDEF domain-containing protein, with protein sequence MLEEYKKILDEYYKLISIADIQDNYLFELKKKLERKNIYLKNLSEKDKLTGLYNRLKFDEIINYQIDLYKREGRKFSLIMMDLDNFKEINDTFGHNIGDKILMEFSNILRKNLRKIDFVFRWGGDEFLIILPNTNLKSAIKVAHKLKKIILLDENLKNITASIGLTVYSGENIDEIINIADTALYNSKNSGRNKIFFYQRGEFFESEKHS
- a CDS encoding cache domain-containing protein, with amino-acid sequence MINRYKIVFPLLFISMLLIIGIGLFFSINYYNINLSKAQDYIRSENSVVATFIDDYFTELIHFAETFAKDKDFINAGFSKKSEEKVLEILKNYKNSNKNIAYIYTGYKNKKMVINDWEVPKEYDPTIRPWYIEGIKNPKSVYIGTPYKEYKTKKWLISTGKALVNEKNEVVGVLSIDCSISDFVNLINSELSYKTGQTFVINRKGTIILHKNIENINKKFEYIHFVGSKGIIKDNINNKSYYIAYTKLNSSGWYIVTMVEKAEVMSPIYKGVISYSIISISLLLSFVILQSILISNFRLKKLVKERTKELEQKNKRIMDSILYAKNIQNSILPSEKILKNKFKDFFVLWKPSNIVGGDFYWYKERSDGSFYIAVVDCTGHGVPGALMTMTANSILNRIIDDTNLVSPSDILQKLNILFKNTINSYNDDYRYDDGLEIGLCYISNNKLIYSGAGISLYYTEDNKIIRIKGDNKGIGYKRSKIDYIFSEHIIEIESNTNFYITSDGYEDQNNPEGKRLGRKTFINLLNSIYKEPMDKQKEEINKFLKNYMKNEDQRDDITVIGFKL
- a CDS encoding DUF1987 domain-containing protein, translated to MEKLIIKPTKSTPEIIFDPEKNVLSIKGESYPENSFDFYNPIFEWLENYINNLDAETEVIFNFDISYLNTSSTKSIMFILDILEEAYNKNKNVKINWYYDEDNEFSYEIAENFMEDLTIPFTLIKK